The proteins below come from a single Miscanthus floridulus cultivar M001 chromosome 1, ASM1932011v1, whole genome shotgun sequence genomic window:
- the LOC136507923 gene encoding uncharacterized protein — protein sequence MPRRGKASKPSYGWMTGNLFDPLPLPSGVLVPMCFCGDPCKVAKSDEDDTYRQRYWICSNFAFEPTLRQRRINKMTPTPLCDFEQWIDTEIKPEDNEWMQKLLWWKAEDKEMVEKRRREAAVEKEHKEEKEMRRVAAFREDREKKLERARRAKAAMKENPNALRKEKWPHCAQ from the exons atgccaaggcgtggaaaagctagcaaaccaag TTATGGCTGGATGACCGGAAATTTGTTCGATCCATTGCCTCTGCCCAGTGgtgttctagtgcccatgtgcttttgtggCGACCCTTGCAAGGtggccaagtccgatgaagatgatacatataggcagaggtattggatatgttccaattttgcgtttgagcctacacttcgtcagcgccgcattaacaagatg ACCCCtacaccgctctgtgattttgagcagtggatcgacactgagattaaACCTGAAGACAATGAATGGATGCAGAAACTGTTGTGGTGGAAGGCTGAGGACAAGGAGATGGTGGAGAAGAGACGCAGAGAGGCGGCtgtagaaaaggagcacaaggaagagaaggaaatgaggcgtgttgctgcgtttAGGGAGgatagggagaagaagcttgagcgtgcacgccgagcTAAAGCAGCAATGAAGGAGAATCCCAATGCCCTGAGAAAGGAAAAGTGGCCTCATTGCGCTCAGTAG
- the LOC136553040 gene encoding uncharacterized protein isoform X1 — protein MASGSSGAGNVSPSPASILLAKEAHIAFSRNNTTARAKRLGGNSTVEVTFWTADPPDVSFYTLYCKPSMAIPDADLEIQSWVTPIPVCKGGDVCIHPYVVGAEGRFVLLSALFGGNCRYEYFMYKGDPKSPSLESLPLPDDDYSLRRAEFAIVPRGDDDHYLLIALRRVLKMNNYRLHIYSSEDATWTTKELPNPCPQILIIPDKVFVIRDGLLLWVDLLRGILVCDVLREPLHAEYIPLPEPLPKNRERVKQFRLGVRRFRDLTCVNGLIKFIEMEHREIEREIPDDVPPEKPVDPRTNDVLYDSDLITLVNDKPMKPKTRIEVSVDGWSAMTWTRNIGSNCWRKGRIVDVHDILVDDSVFSALLSIEKSESAWRLTFKNLSSAWPTLSTDGNDILYLKSTSTSGGGALVAVDLAEKKALKVEARRSHPFGKYLYSSPWQILHPCALANHLKMTPVFVGIETSASQIALMGSSANEPNNTAIHVGETDSYESENKRPRHLIASTTGMEPATMGIHSNTLLANHMPMFPLIRQRQLPSAVIASPPYSEVWASCGKA, from the exons ATGGCGTCCGGATCGAGCGGCGCCGGGAACGTCTCCCCTTCGCCGGCGTCGATTCTCCTCGCCAAGGAGGCGCACATCGCCTTCAGCAGGAACAACACCACGGCTAGAGCCAAAAGATTGGGGGGCAACTCTACCGTGGAGGTCACCTTCTGGACCGCTGATCCACCGGATGTGTCCTTCTACACCCTCtactgcaagccctccatggccaTCCCCGACGCCGACCTGGAAATTCAGTCATGGGTTACCCCCATCCCCGTCTGCAAGGGAGGCGATGTGTGTATTCACCCATACGTGGTGGGTGCAGAGGGCAGATTCGTTCTTCTCAGCGCCCTCTTCGGCGGCAACTGCCGGTATGAATACTTCATGTACAAGGGCGACCCCAAGTCCCCGTCCCTCGAAAGCCTCCCGCTTCCAGATGATGATTATAGCCTGCGTCGAGCGGAGTTCGCAATCGTGCCCCGTGGTGATGATGACCATTATCTCCTGATTGCACTCCGTCGCGTGCTGAAGATGAATAATTACCGGCTTCACATCTACTCGTCTGAGGATGCAACATGGACGACTAAGGAACTGCCCAATCCATGTCCTCAGATCCTTATTATACCTGACAAGGTGTTCGTGATCCGAGATGGCTTGCTGTTATGGGTTGATTTGCTGCGAGGCATTCTGGTATGTGACGTCCTTCGAGAACCCCTTCATGCTGAGTACATCCCATTGCCTGAGCCCTTGCCTAAAAACAGAGAACGAGTGAAGCAATTCCGACTAGGAGTTAGGCGCTTTCGCGATCTCACCTGCGTCAATGGTCTGATCAAGTTTATTGAGATGGAACACCGTGAGATCGAAAGAGAGATCCCAGACGACGTTCCTCCTGAGAAGCCGGTTGACCCCAGGACCAACGATGTGCTCTACGATTCAGATTTGATCACGCTGGTCAATGACAAACCCATGAAACCCAAGACCAGGATAGAGGTCTCAGTGGATGGTTGGAGTGCCATGACATGGACTAGGAACATAGGGTCCAACTGTTGGCGCAAGGGACGCATTGTTGATGTTCATGACATTTTGGTCGATGACTCGGTGTTTTCAGCGTTGCTGTCCATCGAGAAGAGTGAATCTGCTTGGAGACTGACATTCAAGAACCTGTCATCGGCTTGGCCCACCCTGAGCACAGATGGGAATGACATCCTTTACCTCAAGTCAACCAGTACATCGGGTGGAGGGGCGCTGGTTGCTGTCGACCTTGCGGAGAAGAAGGCACTGAAAGTGGAAGCACGTAGATCGCATCCTTTTGGAAAATATTTATATTCCTCTCCGTGGCAGATATTGCATCCCTGTGCATTGGCAAACCATCTGAAAATGACTCCAG TTTTTGTAGGCATTGAAACCTCAGCAAGCCAGATTGCTCTGATGGGCAGCTCTGCCAATGAGCCAAACAATACTGCT ATCCATGTGGGTGAGACCGATTCCTATGAGTCTGAGAACAAACGCCCAAG GCACCTCATTGCTTCAACAACTGGTATGGAGCCAGCTACCATGGGAATTCACAGCAACACCCTGCTGGCAAATCATATGCCTATGTTCCCACTCATCAGGCAGCGGCAACTACCATCAGCAGTGATAGCATCTCCCCCCTATAGTGAAGTTTGGGCTTCATGCGGTAAAGCATAG
- the LOC136553040 gene encoding uncharacterized protein isoform X2 translates to MASGSSGAGNVSPSPASILLAKEAHIAFSRNNTTARAKRLGGNSTVEVTFWTADPPDVSFYTLYCKPSMAIPDADLEIQSWVTPIPVCKGGDVCIHPYVVGAEGRFVLLSALFGGNCRYEYFMYKGDPKSPSLESLPLPDDDYSLRRAEFAIVPRGDDDHYLLIALRRVLKMNNYRLHIYSSEDATWTTKELPNPCPQILIIPDKVFVIRDGLLLWVDLLRGILVCDVLREPLHAEYIPLPEPLPKNRERVKQFRLGVRRFRDLTCVNGLIKFIEMEHREIEREIPDDVPPEKPVDPRTNDVLYDSDLITLVNDKPMKPKTRIEVSVDGWSAMTWTRNIGSNCWRKGRIVDVHDILVDDSVFSALLSIEKSESAWRLTFKNLSSAWPTLSTDGNDILYLKSTSTSGGGALVAVDLAEKKALKVEARRSHPFGKYLYSSPWQILHPCALANHLKMTPGIETSASQIALMGSSANEPNNTAIHVGETDSYESENKRPRHLIASTTGMEPATMGIHSNTLLANHMPMFPLIRQRQLPSAVIASPPYSEVWASCGKA, encoded by the exons ATGGCGTCCGGATCGAGCGGCGCCGGGAACGTCTCCCCTTCGCCGGCGTCGATTCTCCTCGCCAAGGAGGCGCACATCGCCTTCAGCAGGAACAACACCACGGCTAGAGCCAAAAGATTGGGGGGCAACTCTACCGTGGAGGTCACCTTCTGGACCGCTGATCCACCGGATGTGTCCTTCTACACCCTCtactgcaagccctccatggccaTCCCCGACGCCGACCTGGAAATTCAGTCATGGGTTACCCCCATCCCCGTCTGCAAGGGAGGCGATGTGTGTATTCACCCATACGTGGTGGGTGCAGAGGGCAGATTCGTTCTTCTCAGCGCCCTCTTCGGCGGCAACTGCCGGTATGAATACTTCATGTACAAGGGCGACCCCAAGTCCCCGTCCCTCGAAAGCCTCCCGCTTCCAGATGATGATTATAGCCTGCGTCGAGCGGAGTTCGCAATCGTGCCCCGTGGTGATGATGACCATTATCTCCTGATTGCACTCCGTCGCGTGCTGAAGATGAATAATTACCGGCTTCACATCTACTCGTCTGAGGATGCAACATGGACGACTAAGGAACTGCCCAATCCATGTCCTCAGATCCTTATTATACCTGACAAGGTGTTCGTGATCCGAGATGGCTTGCTGTTATGGGTTGATTTGCTGCGAGGCATTCTGGTATGTGACGTCCTTCGAGAACCCCTTCATGCTGAGTACATCCCATTGCCTGAGCCCTTGCCTAAAAACAGAGAACGAGTGAAGCAATTCCGACTAGGAGTTAGGCGCTTTCGCGATCTCACCTGCGTCAATGGTCTGATCAAGTTTATTGAGATGGAACACCGTGAGATCGAAAGAGAGATCCCAGACGACGTTCCTCCTGAGAAGCCGGTTGACCCCAGGACCAACGATGTGCTCTACGATTCAGATTTGATCACGCTGGTCAATGACAAACCCATGAAACCCAAGACCAGGATAGAGGTCTCAGTGGATGGTTGGAGTGCCATGACATGGACTAGGAACATAGGGTCCAACTGTTGGCGCAAGGGACGCATTGTTGATGTTCATGACATTTTGGTCGATGACTCGGTGTTTTCAGCGTTGCTGTCCATCGAGAAGAGTGAATCTGCTTGGAGACTGACATTCAAGAACCTGTCATCGGCTTGGCCCACCCTGAGCACAGATGGGAATGACATCCTTTACCTCAAGTCAACCAGTACATCGGGTGGAGGGGCGCTGGTTGCTGTCGACCTTGCGGAGAAGAAGGCACTGAAAGTGGAAGCACGTAGATCGCATCCTTTTGGAAAATATTTATATTCCTCTCCGTGGCAGATATTGCATCCCTGTGCATTGGCAAACCATCTGAAAATGACTCCAG GCATTGAAACCTCAGCAAGCCAGATTGCTCTGATGGGCAGCTCTGCCAATGAGCCAAACAATACTGCT ATCCATGTGGGTGAGACCGATTCCTATGAGTCTGAGAACAAACGCCCAAG GCACCTCATTGCTTCAACAACTGGTATGGAGCCAGCTACCATGGGAATTCACAGCAACACCCTGCTGGCAAATCATATGCCTATGTTCCCACTCATCAGGCAGCGGCAACTACCATCAGCAGTGATAGCATCTCCCCCCTATAGTGAAGTTTGGGCTTCATGCGGTAAAGCATAG